The proteins below come from a single Rosa rugosa chromosome 2, drRosRugo1.1, whole genome shotgun sequence genomic window:
- the LOC133732992 gene encoding alkaline ceramidase TOD1-like isoform X1, whose amino-acid sequence MQGKSETFGGNFSTQNRISYFVHYNESTEMLCGFLKKFPVSDSDRTVMEECRGLVVVSAIFNDNDKIRQPKGIGSKTLENVCFFMFIDEITLKRFYQHHLIPEKSENYKIGAWRVVKGLSKGLYENPAMNGVIPKYLVHRLFPNAKFIIWVDAKMQLMVDPLLLIHTLAVNENPDMAISKHPYYVHTMEEAMATVRWKKWWDVDGLKRQMETCCSPGLLISFLIPQEQLDIYQTFLKANFLC is encoded by the exons ATGCAGGGAAAGTCTGAGACTTTTGGAGGGAATTTCAGTACCCAAAATAGGATTTCCTATTTTGTTCATTACAATGAGAGCACTGAAATGCTTTGTGGGTTCCTGAAGAAATTTCCAGTTAGTGATTCTG ATAGAACTGTCATGGAAGAGTGTAGAGGACTTGTAGTAGTCTCGGCTATCTTCAATGATAATGATAAAATTCGACAACCCAAGGGGATTGGATCGAAAACCCTTGAGAATGTATGTTTCTTTATGTTTATAGATGAGATAACCCTCAAAAGATTTTACCAGCATCATTTGATTCCAGAAAAATCTGAAAACTACAAGATTGGTGCATGGAGGGTTGTCAAGGGTTTGAGCAAGGGATTGTATGAGAATCCGGCAATGAATGGTGTGATACCAAAGTATTTAGTTCATAGACTTTTCCCAAACGCCAAATTCATCATTTGGGTGGATGCGAAAATGCAGCTGATGGTTGATCCATTACTTTTGATTCATACACTTGCTGTGAATGAGAACCCCGATATGGCGATTTCAAAGCATCCTTACTATGTTCATACTATGGAAGAAGCAATGGCGACGGTGAGGTGGAAGAAATGGTGGGACGTTGATGGATTGAAGAGGCAAATGGAGACTTGTTGCTCCCCTGGACTCCTGATAAGCTTCCTTATCCCTCAG GAGCAACTTGATATCTATCAAACGTTTCTCAAAGCCAACTTCTTGTGTTGA
- the LOC133732992 gene encoding alkaline ceramidase TOD1-like isoform X2, with the protein MQGKSETFGGNFSTQNRISYFVHYNESTEMLCGFLKKFPVSDSDRTVMEECRGLVVVSAIFNDNDKIRQPKGIGSKTLENVCFFMFIDEITLKRFYQHHLIPEKSENYKIGAWRVVKGLSKGLYENPAMNGVIPKYLVHRLFPNAKFIIWVDAKMQLMVDPLLLIHTLAVNENPDMAISKHPYYVHTMEEAMATVRWKKWWDVDGLKRQMETCCSPGLLISFLIPQELDALNLTRLSA; encoded by the exons ATGCAGGGAAAGTCTGAGACTTTTGGAGGGAATTTCAGTACCCAAAATAGGATTTCCTATTTTGTTCATTACAATGAGAGCACTGAAATGCTTTGTGGGTTCCTGAAGAAATTTCCAGTTAGTGATTCTG ATAGAACTGTCATGGAAGAGTGTAGAGGACTTGTAGTAGTCTCGGCTATCTTCAATGATAATGATAAAATTCGACAACCCAAGGGGATTGGATCGAAAACCCTTGAGAATGTATGTTTCTTTATGTTTATAGATGAGATAACCCTCAAAAGATTTTACCAGCATCATTTGATTCCAGAAAAATCTGAAAACTACAAGATTGGTGCATGGAGGGTTGTCAAGGGTTTGAGCAAGGGATTGTATGAGAATCCGGCAATGAATGGTGTGATACCAAAGTATTTAGTTCATAGACTTTTCCCAAACGCCAAATTCATCATTTGGGTGGATGCGAAAATGCAGCTGATGGTTGATCCATTACTTTTGATTCATACACTTGCTGTGAATGAGAACCCCGATATGGCGATTTCAAAGCATCCTTACTATGTTCATACTATGGAAGAAGCAATGGCGACGGTGAGGTGGAAGAAATGGTGGGACGTTGATGGATTGAAGAGGCAAATGGAGACTTGTTGCTCCCCTGGACTCCTGATAAGCTTCCTTATCCCTCAG GAATTAGATGCATTGAATCTAACACGTCTTTCGGCCTAG
- the LOC133733691 gene encoding uncharacterized protein LOC133733691, translated as MMDSALFLHRGALNIPSTTSRAAGLARPYSSFRPSSLSLFSRASTYPTLSRHTFNSPVICALNKQPSPPSPNYDKDNGKKIVMVGGASEVLACAPGVINYNFNFSPTAIACKNNSSSSSTEEDPQVVLPAPKKVLDSFLKLNRHITTPKSGYTPQLSIFDSFPDMPREHDYDNLEIAVADLIKSGMCSEAERQLINLYNKTSKKKGPHQAKDVEMELVLVLIFQGKYKEASERGCLKCEPMNSSKGLVHFYKAIIYTMLGDQDDRAKKHWDIFLLSFNSPN; from the exons ATGATGGACTCTGCACTTTTTCTCCATCGTGGTGCTCTCAACATTCCTTCCACCACTAGCCGTGCAGCCGGATTAGCAAGGCCTTATTCTAGTTTCAGACCTTCTTCTCTTTCACTTTTTTCAAGGGCTTCCACATACCCCACCCTATCGCGACACACCTTCAATAGTCCTGTGATATGTGCACTTAACAAGCAGCCCTCGCCACCTTCGCCGAACTACGACAAAGACAATGGTAAAAAAATTGTGATGGTGGGGGGTGCTTCTGAAGTTCTGGCTTGTGCCCCTGGAGTCATCAACTACAACTTCAATTTCAGTCCCACAGCCATTGCCTGCAAGAATAATAGTTCTTCGTCCTCAACTGAAGAAGACCCACAGGTTGTCTTGCCTGCACCGAAAAAAGTGTTAGATTCATTTTTGAAGTTGAATAGACATATAACCACACCCAAGAGTGGATATACACCGCAGCTGTCTATTTTTGACTCTTTTCCCGACATGCCAAGAGAGCACGACTATGACAATCTTGAG ATTGCAGTAGCGGATTTAATCAAGTCCGGAATGTGCAGTGAGGCAGAGAGACAACTTATTAATTTATACAACAAAACCTCTAAGAAAAAAGGGCCTCATCAGGCAAAAGATGTGGAGATGGAATTGGTACTAGTTCTCATTTTCCAG GGAAAATACAAAGAGGCTTCGGAACGTGGTTGTCTCAAGTGTGAACCCATGAATAGTTCGAAAGGTCTAGTTCATTTTTACAAG GCTATTATCTACACCATGTTGGGCGATCAGGATGATAGAGCCAAGAAACACTGGGACATATTTTTATTATCCTTCAACAGTCCTAACTAG
- the LOC133734267 gene encoding uncharacterized protein LOC133734267, which produces MVSLKMTTKYGAMASAVFASIFVAGVYFVRERSRRKEEAPPKLMRSVSMAVLHGGKLALKRLLDYHGARADKCALNLAECELKTQLFSEKRPDYKKLQLIVAKLEMSGKEAETVEILEKARIKAKKEQKWHEAYETEMFLVEMLIYKGDYEKALKCDCLSHEEISDARRPLYKAIIYIMSSSKQPAIDQWEKFIQLNQAFHCEPSLEKESLEEAQLHNLISDFKEFEKVVKVLKDDITEAQAKQRK; this is translated from the exons ATGGTGAGCCTTAAGATGACAACTAAATATGGTGCAATGGCGTCAGCCGTCTTTGCCAGTATCTTTGTTGCAGGGGTTTATTTTGTTCGTGAACGTTCTCGGAGAAAGGAAGAGGCGCCCCCAAAACTCATGAGGTCTGTGTCCATGGCCGTCCTCCATGGAGGGAAGCTGGCCTTGAAGAGATTGCTAGATTATCATGGAGCTCGAGCAGACAAATGTGCACTGAATTTAGCTGAATGTGAGTTGAAGACTCAACTTTTTAGTGAGAAACGCCCTGATTACAAGAAGCTGCAG TTGATTGTTGCAAAGCTTGAGATGAGTGGAAAAGAAGCCGAGACAGTCGAGATATTAGAGAAAGCAAGAATAAAGGCGAAAAAGGAACAAAAATGGCATGAAGCATATGAAACTGAGATGTTTCTAGTGGAAATGCTTATATACAAG GGTGATTACGAGAAGGCGCTCAAATGTGATTGCTTGAGTCATGAAGAGATCTCAGATGCAAGGCGACCACTCTACAAG GCCATCATTTACATTATGTCATCGTCAAAGCAGCCTGCAATAGATCAGTGGGAAAAATTTATCCAGCTGAATCAAGCATTCCACTGTGAACCCAGTTTGGAGAAAGAGAGCTTGGAAGAAGCTCAACTCCATAACCTCATTTCGGACTTTAAAGAGTTTGAGAAGGTCGTCAAAGTACTCAAAGATGATATAACGGAGGCGCAAGCCAAGCAGAGAAAGTAA